The stretch of DNA TGCTTATATGCTTATAGGGTAAAAAGTTGTGTACGTCTGAGATCTTTGGTGTTCTTTCACAAGTTAGTCTTGGTTTTTTACTCTCAATTGCAACAAGGATAGCACTTTCGGATTGCTTTTATCTCATATGGAGATGACTAACACTGAAAGGGACTATTCAAGCTTATCCTCACTTTATTATTCTTCATTTGTGTATTGATTCCTTATCATATTACTCTCTTCTATTCATGCTTAAGATTCCAATCTCTCTGACTCTCACGTTTTAATTCCAAACAAACATTATGCAATACAGTTGGACAAGATATTCACTAAAAGTTCATATGCCTCTATAAAATTAGGGAACTTTGTAGCTAGCTTTCCAGTTTCCCGTGAATAATTGAGAGTAACTAGCATTGATCATAGTAAACCTGTGGTAGTACATCTGGTAATGTTTCATTCAGATGTACCAGAACTAAAATCTTCATTCTAAATgcaggtgatattggtggggcaTGATTTTGGCGGTGCCTGTATTTCATATGTAATGGAGTTGTTTCCATCTAAGATCTCAAAAGCAATTTTTATAGCTGCAACAATGTTGAGTAGTGGGCAGAGTACCCTCGAGATGTTTTCCCAACAGGTTGGCCTCCACTCCATAATTATTGGGCTCAGAGAAAGTGTAGAAACAAAATAGAGAATAGTGTCACCCATATAATTAAGGGAAAACTTTGCTCTAATTTCTCCGGGTGACTCCAAAGCTTTCCTGTTTTCTAGATAGTTTACAACATATGCCTCCTTAATCTGCTTCCGTCTTCATTCCTTAATTCTCAGTTCAATATACTTAAATACCAGCGGTCCAAATATAAGAAGTGCATTGCTCATTTAATGTTACACTCCAATTTATTGTTAATTGCAATTGCAGTAGTTTCAGTCCACTCTATATTCATTTGAAATAGGCTGCATGTATCTGCAATTAAAATTGAGTAACTCATTTTATAACTCTCTGTATAATGGAAAGCGATtatgcaaaatttaaaattcaaatcagaTGGGAaactcaaaatttgaaaaaacacttcaatatttttttatgaaacgaCACTATCACATTGGTTGGTTGTTAAATggattgtaaaatagttgtcaatatcattattcattaaaaTTTAGTATGAAACTCTTAAGTTTAGTTTAGTTTCTTGACAATTGTTTGCTAGCATGAGACTGTCGTACTAAACTGGTTGTGCATGATATTGCAGGCAGGTTCAAATGATCTGATGCGGCAGGCTCAGATGTTTATGTATGCTAATGGCAAAGACCAGCCTCCAACTGCTATCGATCTTGACAAAACATTGGTGAGAGACCTATTGTTCAATCAAAGTCCCGCAAAGGTATGTCCACCATATTGTTGTGACTGGAGTTAAACATTCTTGGACCAGGTCTGATATGAAAGCTTTTATTCTCCTCTGTCCAGGATATCACACTGGCATTAGTTTCAATGAGGCCAATCCCTTTTCCACCAGTAATGGAGAAGCTCGTGCTTTCTGATAAGAACTATGGCTCTGTTAGGAGATTTTACTTAGTTACTCAAGAAGACAGTGCAGTATCAGTTTCTCTGCAAGAGAACATGATAAAAACAAATCCCCCAGAGCAGGTGTTTTGGCTAAAAGGTTCTGATCATGCACCTTTCTTCTCGAGGCCTCAGTCCTTACACAAAATACTGGTAGAGATAGCGCAAATGTCATCAAAGCAAGTCTAGGAATCCTTGTGCAGCAGAGCCTCGGTGGTAGAGATATCTTGCAGATTGTGGGGGGGCAGATTGTAAGCAGCATCATGTATATTGAATGCATGTCTGGTCAGGGTACCTCAATCTGTCTTAaccatgtgcatgcatgtggcattgctccccttgtgtagctGTAATACATTTGGTTGTATTTTGGCATCTTCCCATCTGTGTAGACAGTTTTGCATGTGTTTTGTGAGCCAGAGAGTACCACATTGTATTTTCATCCTACATATTGTAGGGTACTTGTCATGAAATGGATGACATTTGGACTTCTGAAAAGAAGGGAAGATTTCGGCGGTACTCCTTTGTATCATGTTATGGCAAACTGTGTTTGGTGACAGGCTAGAGACGATCAAGTTAAGAGTGAGACTGCATAACACTTGATGCCCATTTGCTCAAGATATGACATTATCACATGAAGACTGGTTGGGATAAGAACCTAAAACAAAGACTTGTAGGTAGGCATACTTATGGGGTCTCTCTTTTTGGACGTTTTTTACATGCTTTACAAACAAATACAAGGTAATAAACATACAATAAAAAGAAGGGTAATGGTACAAAAAATATGGTCTAAGCCTGTATTTCTTGGCATAATCTAGGAAATTCTCGTCATAAGGGGCGGTTTTTGGTGCCATCCCACTAATTGCAGTATTGTGCTAAAAAATTATGCACTTGACTTCATTGTCCCTCGTGAAAGAAATAAGAACTGTTGGAGTATTGGCAGGCATCTGGATCTGGGGTGCAACGCATGGTGGCTGTGGGTAGGTAGACAATGACATATCGGGAATTTTTAACTTGGGGGAAAAAACACaaggaaaatggaggaaaattaaagaaaagagaacaaaacgattggaaaattttaagaaaatccaGTTGAAGGAGCACCAAAACATACTCTTTGGGGACGGTGAGTGGTAGCCGTGTGTTCTACCTTTGGTTTCCCTTCACTGTTTTAGATTTATCGccattgaaataattttattttgcaatGAATTTTCATGCAATTTagtaaattttcttttccttgttaTCTCTCCAAATCACTCTGTTTCTTTGAGCCGTGAAGCACAATCCTCTGGCCACATGAGCCTTCTCACGGCATCAGCTTCAACTTTCAACAACTGGAAAATTAACGAGATTATTTCGTTGGCAATCAGAATCGGTCTCTTTCCCAACTAGGCATTTGCAGGACTTTGCAGAAAATTTTGCGCTTAATTCTCAGCAATACATCTTGTCCGGTTTTTTCTATCTGGCCAACTAGTTATAGCTTAGCCGCCGCTGCCGCTGCTCAAATAGCATTTTCTTTAGGAGCGAGAGGAGCAGGAATTATCCCCCATTTCCTTCGAACATCCTCCAAGTCCTCATGAAAGTGTCGttcataatatatacacatgagGTCAGTGCACTCCATGCCAGCCCGTATGGCCCACTGGAAGTAGTGCTGAAAGAACAATTTCCTCTGCTTCTCGCTGAATCTTGCTGTGCCCCCCAAGACAGAGAGCAGGCACATGGGAAGGCACATTTGCTCAAACTCTATCACCTTGAGTGCTGACTCACCAATTAAGTTGGTGGGGAGGCCAAATAGGGTGTGCCAGAAGTCGTGCACCTCACGAGCCCGCATGGCCACATATGCCAACTCGTCTGTTTCCATGAACCGCACCGGTGGTCGGTCGTCAGGGGAAAAATTCCTTGATCCCATGAAGTTTGCATAAGCAGCACCGAATGTGTTGGGCGGTAGTTCCCATGCATGCCCCACGTTCACAGATATCACACGTGGTTGATCCTGCAAAATTGCCTATCAAGGAAATACATTAGTTTTAGAACAAAATAGCTAAAGCCAATCCTTGCAGCCAAAGGAGTTTTCAGGTCCTGATGATAACAGCGGcaaatgaaaagagagaaaagcaTGATCAGCTAGGTAAAAGGGAAAACAGACAACATTATGAAAATTATCCTTTCCACtgatgatgtattttttatctgCCCATAGTACAAGACAATGTCTAGGTGCTTCACTGTAGTTTCACATGGAAAACTAAATTCCCAAAATTTGTCTTTGGGTCCATTTTGTCTATTCATGAGTGGTAAACGGAGTAAACAGTACAGATTGGTCAGTTATAAATGGAGATAAATCTAAAGCAATGCATTTGCACAAGCACTTGAATTTGGTTCTCATTCCCTCAGCATATGAAAGAAGGGATCGATCATGGATTGATCAGCATTAGCATGGTGTATATTGAAGCATCATGGGGAACACTTTAAATGGCacagagggggggggggggggggcaagtTTCATCGCAGGATCAGAAACAATCAACgatcaaatattttaaacaaaaataaataagatatctGCATCTCCTTTAAGCAAGTTTAATAGTAACACGTGGGATTTACCAGGATATGTCAAAGGTACCAGCAAGCAAGTTTTTATAAACATGTTGGTCACTAAAAGAAACCATATAAAACTTTGGACAACAGAAGAACACGAATGGGTTGATTAGGCAGAAAAATGGCCACAAATGTCAATAACACAATCAATCAACACGCCAGTCACAATTCTGGTCCAATATTCCACCAATGTGCCAAACCTTCCGACATTTTGGTTAAATAGACAACATGCCATCCAATTAGTTCAATGTCACCGTTAATAAAAAAGGATAAGGTATATCATTAACAGTGGGGAATAGTCTTACTCTGCCTTCCGGGCTCCTCTTCATTCTTTCAAGCACGCTTTCAAAAGCTGGCTTTCCGGTAGTCTCCCCAAGGGCTGCTATCAGATCTGCTCTTCGTGGGTCTAGCAATGCACCAACCGCTGAACCAACAGCAACAGCTGCCTGCTGCCATCTGTTGAGCCGGATACGACCACCTCCTATCATCCTCACTGTTCTTTTGACTCTCAAATTTGAACAAAACCTGTAACATACGGGtccaaatttagggcttaaaactagtattttatatttttatttatttatttatttatttattatttatttttattgtctttattagGAAATATGCTATCTATTATACGGTGATTCTTTTCCTATCAAAACTTTTGTATAGTTATCCATTAGTTtccatattagattagtttCCTAGTTTGAAACTACAACCCGACTCTTCAAAATCCTCTCAGAATCCTTATCCTCATAGGAATAATTTCCAAGTGTAGCCAACTCCAAACCCTAGCATATCCATTGAGGACTCACGCCACTTCCCTCCCCATCGTTTATAAAATCTCACGTAAACCTCTGTttcaaacacacaaaaattacaaagaacTCACTTGTGCATAAGTCATTTATACTCTTTCCCAGCCACCGCCGACCACCCTAGGACGTCGAAGCACTACCCCGGCTGGCTAGAAATCACCGACTAGCCCAACCCCGTTGAACCCACTCCTTTCCGGTAAGTCCCCGACAGGATCTCTCTTTTTCCCCGTGAttttcacttctctctctctctctctctctcttgcatcaCACCACTACTCAGGGGACCCAATCGCGTCACCGGTCGCTTCCAACCACCCCAGAGCTGTCGTCGCCTCAGCCTCCTTCTCTCGGTGAGATATCACACTGTAGAGAATAGAGAAGGCAAAGAGGAATTTGAATATATTCACTGTTAGATAAAAGTCTGAATacaagtgtgtatatatatacaaggaaTCCTAACAAACTTGCCTAGGAATATTCTCGAGCATCTGTTGTGCACTACACAAATGAATACAATGCAGAGTTTGTTACAAAAGCTGTCGGCCACAATACAACACTGTACACTGAATCAGCAGCCATACCCAGAGGGTAGGCACCAACCTAAACTAGGTGATTCCAGAAGGATCTGTTTGTGAAGAATCTGACGTGGTGGTGGTCCTTCTTGAATCAGCTAAGGTGGAGGAGTCATTGGCTGGAGTAGCTTTGTTGGCAGCAGTGGAGGATAGCTCAATACGCCCCCGCAAGCCTAACGGTGTATCAACAACTGTGAGGCTTGTTCTCATTAAGTGAAACAGAGAAAAAACAATCGGTTTGGTAAATATATCAGCCAATTGGTCTTTGGAAGGAAGGAAGGCAACTTGAAGGGTCTTGGCTGCGACTCGATCATGCACAAAATGAAAATCGATTTCCATGTGTTTAGTTCTAGAGTGAAGAACAGGGTTAACGGATAGGTAGGTGGCACCTAGATTGTCACACCAAAGGATAGGGGGTTTTGGAAGGAAAACACGGAGTTCTTTGAGGAGAGATTGAACCCATAGGAGTTCAGTTGTGGCATTTGCAAGGGCATTGTATTCGGCCTCAGTGCTGGAACGAGCAACGGTTCGTTGCTTACGAGAACTCCATGACACTAAATTTtgaccaagaaaaatacaaaagccATCGGTAGAGTGACGGTCATCCGGACAACCTACCCAATCGGtatcaaaaaaagtttgaaGCTGAAAAGAGGATGATTTTTGAATGTGAAGGCCAAAATTTAGAGTATGCTTGAGATACCGAAGGAGTCGCTTAACTGCTTGCCAGTGTGGAGTTTTTGGATTGTGCATAAACTGAGAAATTTTGTTAATGGAAAAGGCAAGGTCTGGTCGAGTCAGTGACATGTATTGTAGGCTTCCTACAATGCGACGATAAAGGGTAGGATTAGAAAAGGATGGATTATCAGATAAAGAGAGCCGGTTGAGGCAGACATGGGAGAGGAGACACCATTGGCAGATAACATATTTGTGCGAGAGAGCAAATCCTGGATGTACTTCCGTTGAGAAAGATGGATTCCATTATTTAAGTAAGAAATTTCCAAACCAAGAAAGTAGGAGAGTTTGCCTAAATCCTTGATTGGAAAGACAGAAgcaagaaaggaaagaagattTTCAATGTGAGGTGAGTGAGAACTAGTGACaataatgtcatccacataaactaaaacatacgTGAGAACAGAGGTAGATGAATaaacaaagagagagggatCTGCCTTAGAGGGAATAAAACCAAATTCACAAAGCTTAGAGCTGAGCCGTGCAAACCATGCACGGGgtgcttgcttgaggccatagatgGCCTTTTGCAAGCGACATACATAGTGGGGATAATCGGGATGGACAAAACCAACAAGCTGAGACATATACACAGTTTTAGTTAAGGTTCCATGAAGGAAAGCATTTTTGATGCCTAGTTGTCTAAGGGACCAACCACGAGATACAGAAAGGGAAAGGACTAACCGAATCGTTGTGAATTTCACAACGGGACTGACCTCAGAGTAGTCTACCCCCTCTTGTTGATGAAATCCTTTTGCAACGAGGCGCGCCTTATGCCGTTCAATGGAGCCATCGGCATGATGCTTTGTACGGAAGACCCACCTACAACCAACGATGTTCGTAGAAAGGGGAGGGGGAACCAGAGTCCaagtttgattttgaataaGAGCTTGGAACTCATTTGTCATGGCATTTTGCCATTCTGGGTATCGGGAGGCTATAGTGTAGCAGCTTGGTTCCTCTGGTATTGTAATAGATGAAGTGAGGCAATGGCGTGTTGGAGGATAAGGGATTTGACCATCAAAAAAATGTTTGGGTCTGGAGGAGTTGGTTTTGGAGCGTGTGATGATGGGTGAATGAGGTGGTTGAGAGAGTTGAATTGATTGAGAGGTTTGAGAGGTTATCGAATCAGAGGGAAAATGTGGTTCTATTGGAGACGAGGGTCTGGTTGACGTgtttgaggttgaagaagagTGAGAGGGATTAGAAGGTATAGATGGGCCGTGTGTGTTGGATGGGCCATTTATTGGATTAGTTGTAGATGGATCAGGAGGTATAGAGAAAGAAAGGGGTAGAAGGGTATATGTGGTCTGGGAATTAGTTGGAGCTGACGTTAATTGGGAATTTGTGGAAGTATAAGGAAAAGAACATTCATTAAAAAAGACATCACGCGAAATGTACATCCGATTTGTTGGTAAGTGAAGGCATTTATACCCTTTATGAGCAGTACTGTAGCCAAGAAAAAGACACGGTAgagaatgaaaattaattttgtggGTGTTATAAGGCCTAAGATTAGGCCAACACTCGGatccaaaaaattttataaaggaGTAATCGGGCTCCTTTTGGTAGAGTAGAAGATGAGGAGATTTGTTTtgaagagaaggagagggaagaaAATTAATAAGATGGGCCGTGGTTTGAAAAGCATCGGCCAAAATTTTATAGGGAAGAGAGGCCGTTGCAAGGAGAGCGAGGCCCGTTTCGACTATATGATGATGTTTCCTTTCAACcacaccattttgttggtggGTGTGAGGGCAAGATAGACGGTGGTTAATGCCTTGAGAATTTAGAATCCGAGTTAGGGGTCGAAATTCACCGCCCCAAtcactttgaatattttttattttagtattaaatAGGCGTTCCACTTGTTGTTGGAAAATAAGAAAGACGGATGTTGCATCACCCTTTGAGGCTAAGGGATAAAACCACGTGTAACGACTAAAATCATCAGCAAAGGAGATATAATAGCGAAAACCATCTCTTGATATATGTGGGGAGGGACCCCAAACATccacaaaaactaaaaacaaaggTCTCAAAGACCGATTACTAGAAGATTTAAAAGGTAACTGTCTACATTTTGCAAGGGgacaagaagaacaaaaaaaaaaaatagattgagaAGGAATGAAAGGCAAGCATTTGGTGCGTACGATGCTGGAGACAAGTTGAAGATTGGGATTGCCAAGTCGGTGATGCCATTGTGCAACTATGGTTCTTTCACCAATAAAAGCAACTGGAGCAGATTTTGAGGAGGCAGGAGGAGGGAACAAGTAGAGATCATTACGCGTTGGTCCTTGGATAAGCATTCTTCCCGTCATTTTGTCCTTCACAATAAAATTAGAAGcatgaaactcaaagaaaacTGAGTTGTCACGGCAGAATTGTTGGACAGAAATTAAGTTTTTGGTTATTTTAGGAACACACAATAATTTATGAAGAGAAAAAGTAGAGTTAGAAGAGGAAATTTGAGAGTCACCGATATGAGTTATGGGAAGTGCAGTGCCATCGCCGACTTGGATTTGCTCTTGTTCGAGATATGGTTCAgctgataaattgagatgatgaagaTCGGAGGTGAGATGATTTGTTGCAGCTGAATCGGGATACCATTGGCGATCCGAAAAAGACTGTGAGCTAGTATAATGTGCAGACAGAGAACGGGGTGGATCAAATTGCCTGATCGAAACGATAGAAGCACTGAAGGGCTATATGGCCAACTTTGTTGCAGACCTGACAAGTGGGTTTGTTGGGCTGATGAGGAGTGAGTGAAGAGGATTGAGGAGAGCGTCCACCACGGTAGTGACCACCCCTGTTGTTATCGCATCCCCCACGATAAGAGTTTCGACCACGATTAGTGTTATAGGAGGGCATGGAAGTGGTGATATTAGCAGTAGGAGTAGGCAGAAGACCATGTTGAATGGTGGTGAGGGAGACTCGACTTTCGAAAGTAAGAAGGAGATTGAAAAGCTCAGTTGAGCTGATGGGGGTGGCTCTGGTTGTAACCGAGATAACAAATGACTCATATTCGGAATTGAGGCCATTTAGGAGGTAAGAGACAACTTCATAGTCTCCAAGGGGCTCTCCAGCAGTAGTCATGGTATTTGATAAGAGACGGACTTTCCTATAATAATCAGTAACAGAGAGAGACCCTTTTTTGAGGTTGATGAGCTGATGACGAATCTGAAATATTTTGGCTTGAGATTGTGATGTAAACATAGTTTCTAGTGTGAGCCATAGTTCACGAGATGTGCGAGAAGCTATGGCTTGGGCAAGAATGGTTTCGGTAAGGGAAGAGAGGAGTGCACTGAGGAGCATTTGGTCAGTGCGACGCCACTGAAGATGAACAGGATTTGGCTAAGGTGGAGAGGGAGCAGATACGGAAGGTGAGGAGACAGTAAGAAtaggaggtggaggaggagaagagcCATCTATAAAACGATAGAGTTCTTGGCCATTAAGATAGGGGATGATCTATGCACGCCAGAGTAGGTAGTTATCGGAACCAAGCTTTACAGAAACAATGTGGGAGAAATTACTGGGTAGTTGGAAAGGATTGGGACTGgatatttctttttcagaaaatgGAGTTTCGGTAGTCATTTGAGAGGATCAGtaaggagaagagaagaaaaaaaaaaaaaaaaaaaaagaaagacgaCGCTAGTCAATTTTTTAGCTCTGGTACCATGTAGAGAATAGAGAAGGCAAAGAagaatttgaatatatttaccgTTAGATAAAAGTCTGAATacaagtgtgtatatatacacaagGCAATCCTAACAAACTTGCCTAGGAATATTCTCGAGCATCTGTTGTGCACTACACAAATGAATACAATGCAGAGTTTGTTACAAAAGCTGTCGGCCACAATACAACACTGTACACTGAATCAGCAGCCATACCCAGAGGGTAGGtgtgacataccagttttggttttagggtatataagaaatttttcctagtaaacttatatttttagaatttatatttttatgattatagttttatcagaatttatatgtactttatctttatattttctattataattgcgatttatgatttgttagagttttgttttaataaggatttctaaagtgtatcagattatgttactacggttttgttttgaaatttaaagtttaatttttttcttctagtcaccgaacctcatcactttgttagcctctgtttgagaacttcaaaccacccaacccgtatgtttctctcggtgattttgtttgttttgctaacgtcctagtggaacaccaactctTTTGCCGTGTATTCCTCTACTCATGCACGTCTCCACTCTCAGTCTCTGCACGTCTCTACTCCTCTaagatttcctttttattttctctatcttctacgCTTATAAATATCACTTACCTCGTACGAGAGGAGTATCTCGTGAGCCACTCCAAAACATCTGCTTCTGAAAcacccagagtaccaaaacactgccgtttAATCCTTAGATTCTTCCcaaccgccgccgaccaccataggacgtcagagcaccacccgtggaaccagaaactgccgaccagctcagccccagcaCACCCACTCTCTTCCGGTAAGATCTCGACCGCCGCAGCCTTTGTTTTTGATTTCGGTAGTTCTCggctcagctctctctctctttctctcactcggtgccgcaccaccataggaaccctcagtcgcgccgccggtcactcccagccaccagcgCCGCCATCGCCTCAGCCCTCCCTCGGTGAGCCGCCATCGCagaccctctccctctctctcagctctctgttttttttcctttgttgccGTGTTTTCGGATTCTTGAATGAATCCGAATGAACCCGTAAGATTTGATGGGCTTTGGGCCCTGGGCCTTGTGCGTACGTGTGATTCTTTTGATTGGGCTCttgttgtattattattattatgggccagagtttttaacctttttacagactataatgatgtttaattgaacttgatcctattttatttcaataattattttagtgaattttattgagtttaatattactagttgagttattaaataaatatagttaattaaaggttcatttttttaataaaaatgtttaaagaattaga from Juglans microcarpa x Juglans regia isolate MS1-56 chromosome 3S, Jm3101_v1.0, whole genome shotgun sequence encodes:
- the LOC121257738 gene encoding ubiquinone biosynthesis protein COQ4 homolog, mitochondrial-like, with protein sequence MIGGGRIRLNRWQQAAVAVGSAVGALLDPRRADLIAALGETTGKPAFESVLERMKRSPEGRAILQDQPRVISVNVGHAWELPPNTFGAAYANFMGSRNFSPDDRPPVRFMETDELAYVAMRAREVHDFWHTLFGLPTNLIGESALKVIEFEQMCLPMCLLSVLGGTARFSEKQRKLFFQHYFQWAIRAGMECTDLMCIYYERHFHEDLEDVRRKWGIIPAPLAPKENAI